The following nucleotide sequence is from Halobacillus mangrovi.
GGAGCAAGGATTGGCACAGCTTGTATTGACAGTTATTGAACTGTTGAGGCAGCTTGTTGAGCGTCATGCTCTTAGACGAGTAGATGGCGGCACCCTTACGGAAGAAGAAATCGAAAAGCTAGGCCTCGCTCTTATGAATCTTGAAGTGAAAATGGATGAGCTGAAGGACATATTTGAGCTGGATGATGAAGATTTAAATATCGACCTCGGACCGCTTGGAAATTTACTGTGAAAAGGAGGTTGACGCATGGCTATTGAACAATCTACTCAATCGAACAGTCTTGTTGATGTTTTGGAAACAGTATTGGATAAAGGTGTCGTCATCGCTGGTGATATCCGCGTAGGATTAGCGGACGTCGAATTA
It contains:
- a CDS encoding gas vesicle protein K: MPPSDLEQRPAKSGRIELDPEGAEQGLAQLVLTVIELLRQLVERHALRRVDGGTLTEEEIEKLGLALMNLEVKMDELKDIFELDDEDLNIDLGPLGNLL